The nucleotide window AAGGGTAAAAGGGGGAAATAATTTAGTGAATAGTGAATGTAACAACTTGTTAAATCCACTCAAGATTATCagtattgttttattgtattgttcttacattgtaaattcatttttgtttcctttcagataattctaaaatcaaaactttacattgcaaaatttttacaaatgtatgcaaggaggctcacctgatggtataaaaatgcccaaaacccatgagcttcagggggcttcgccccctggacacccaccaggggccctaaagcgggcccctggaccccacgccagtGGTCGCTCTGCTCGCTTATGCTCGCTTCGCTCAGTCTATTTAATTAACTTGGGGGAAATttttggagccttgcccaccctggcaaagaggGTTAGCTACGCCCCTGGGAAAGCCTGTCTGTATTCACCGTACTCGCGTATCCTGTTTTAAATTGTTCAATAAATTCCCgaaacaatcgtgcaaatcatgttacgaggggcggtcaaaaagttcgaagaactcggtatgctactctgtcgcacggtattgagtttggtctcatttgaaagttcgaagaactcggtatgctactctgtcgcacggtattgagtttggtctcatttgaaagcttgttccttcaaaacattactgcaaatatATTGGATTTTTGCATCATTGTATATAGGCAGGACACTCTTCACAGGAAGCctgcctccatgaattcacaggtactaccagaagtgaatacagggtcatcatggaaattttaAACAACTCCCTAGCCTCCCCCATAacatctaatggtgcatccctataATTTTACATCCAAAACCCTACGCTAAGTTGCCTTATTTCAGTTGCTGGCGTCATTTGTAAATGtaattcttgtttttgtttttcctttcagACAGCGATCCAATGCCTGAATTACGGCTAGTAGGTGGTACCAGTACTTATTCAGGACGtgttgaaatcaatttatttGGTTCTTGGGGAACCGTATGCAACTACTTCTTCGGTGATGATACTGCCAAGGTAATCTGCCGCCAAATGGGATTGCCACATAAACACGCATATGACGTACGTGACGTGTTTGGTGAAGGCAGTGGAAGTATTATCTATTCGTCATTGCAATGCGTAGGAGACGAAGAGAGGATTGACTTCTGTAGGCACATTGAGTATCCCATTGACAATGCCTGGCCGCACCAATGCACTCACGCAAAAGACGTAGGTGTCGTTTGCACAAATCATGGTAAGCTAGTAAGGGACACGCACCCGAGTCCTGGATGGTTAGCTTTTCAAATCATTCTGCAAATCTCGCGCTTATCGTcaagatttcagaacaaaaggtttatgttttctttcacttaaagcaataatgtgtgatttgcaaaaagaatagattcctatttaaatgtttgttttcactgatcacattatcccttttaatttcgagccaaacaaatgaggtataacgaagaaaattgcgatttcagtccagcgcctacaatgcgtgtaggcctactacgctcgccgatcataatgagggcacggtggctcagtaatctgagagcttgcttgacgtgcgtgggttcgagtccccgccgcgccaccgtgttgcgcccttgggaaaggcgctttgtctcgcttgcctcaccccacccaggtgcaatgggaagccatttgtaggcagcaaacgtggttccgacatattctaataacggcggaataaatgtaaagcgctttgaggctgtttacggcataaagcgctatataaatatctacatttatttatttttttttataacatgtaatactgcacggagcatcgcgctcgacgtgtgcacACATAAGCTTACATCCAcccaagcagtcgatcgatgaactctgaataaaaccggttttaatataaaaagtttaattttaCTGTTATTGAAGCACttagtattttagtacaccactgggtattacaggcatgagaattttcagtttaaaaactgaattcagttttttttatagtcaaaatttccgcaactttatttaatttcagcctgtttttggtactttttgcccaatttcacgcgcattttcagttttttcagttttttttaggaaagtgcagtctcatgcctggtattataattatgcaaaaagtgaaatccgagtaaaattgaaggcgtcgctgtgaagcaaatcacacattatggctttaattgacaTAGTCGAAATGTAacgataggcctatttatttcaaaatcataaattaaaaatgcccattgtttaaaattaggCCTACCCatcataagagcaccgaccagatggttcatgattcaactcaattcagtcacgtTTGCTACAcagacacgaaagtggcccaagctgttttatGACTAAtttacacaattggccatatcttcgcttGTCGACCACCGatgttattgaaacaaagcttcaAATAGCTTAAGAAATGCCCGTATGTTGACCTAACTATGAACCAAAATAACTAAAAAATTCTTTTGTATTCCTTCCCTTTTCCCTCTCACTCTTCTCTCCTTTAGagggagcgagttggcgcagcggtagttccctcgccttgcaccactgaggtcccgggttcaagccccggcgcggcctaaggactcatgtgcacttggtttattccaattccatgctcgctctcgcaggttttctccgggatctccggtttcctcctgtatcgcaaacaTCGGTGAATATTGGTTATCAAAATATTTCCTTCACCCGATGGAATTTGGGGagtgcacagataattggtggatgttacaatctaaatgcggataggtgtgcgccgttcggcagcaactggcctataGTTGATTagttgattgtgatgattcaccattgcagcaaaattacagcgctttgagtcctctaagatctggagaaaggcgctttataaatccaaaatttatttttatattttatttatttagactGGGTAAATGAAGACTATATGCGAACATATGACGGCGTGATGGATGCTAGCAGTATTAACGAACGATATTTCCGTATTCAAGAGGGAGCCATTGTTAAATTCATATGTTCAACAAAGCACGCACCAGGCCTGAATACACTAAACGACGACCACTTTGATATGGAATGGCACCTAGGGAACCAGGATGTCACGAGTGATAACACTGATGGCATTGACATCGATGAGTATGTTCAGATGTATCAATCTAACGGTTTAGGATTTAATGGCAGAAAAGCCAAGCGCCTCACAACAATGGTCTACACCGCTCGAAAGGAGGACAACTTGAAGAAAGTAGACTGCAATATTGTAAACGAAGATAGCGCTGACTCTGTTCGTATCCAAGATTGGTCTAGCAATAGGCCCTCGATATACCTGCTGGTGTTACGTAAGTACCAAACAGAAAAGTTTCGTTCAATACCTGGTGTGGGGAggagggcactcgactttggaagtgacgaggACGTgcagacagcagttcgaaactaggggtctttcggtgagagccttgACACCAAAAAACGGTGGTCTTTCGGTGAGAAGGGCCCCAAAATGggtgtctttccgtgagactgggaaacattttgggtcaaaatctaaaaattggtacaaaattttcaacaaattaTCAACATTTTGTCAAAGTTctcgagttataggcaaaaagaacaaaggtcaaattttggggtccacagtcgtttacaatggaaatatgctccaattgtaatccaactggtctcaaattggtcCTTTggcattcagcgtagtgtttacactCCTCCGGTCACGTGACCATCCGGTGGGTGATCAAGTGACAGCAGGTCGTCATATAGATGGCGGGCAGATCGTATCCGGCATCCTGTTGAGTGACCAGAGGAGCTGAGTGgcaaacactacgctgaatgaagatgtCGCAATGGCATGGCAAGCTACGTCACTGCTCAATACCGACTTTTTCAGCTATGTCAATATGTCATTCCAATATCAGTCTACACACTGCTATGATCGATTTTGTTTGCAACAAATCAAagtatctgtcaatgaattgaccagatcaccaggctgtaATTCTAGCTGTAAGTATATGACACACATGGGCGggcaatgagttacataaaaatgaccttgtgtggtagttcccaggaagtgagttttgcctgaggctaTTTGTGGTCAAATGTTTATCCCTCACtgaagagttattaccgtcgatttggttgaaagaagaggtgagacatgatcaattctgttcggcagtgaaacctaatgatgACATTCATTTGTGCCGATCGTATTCCACGCTATTAGAGTGACATACTTTTCACTTGAAATCGAGTATGGCTTAATTATATCACTCCACTCTCAAGTAATAcgatttccttaattacatacatacatacatacatacatgagagcttttgttacacgccatttcaaaagatcacagcgtgaaaaaccaaaacatatgcaaaatatatacaagaagcaattgaaaacaaaagaaaaatgaagcaagcaaaattatgtttgcgGAAACAGGTGGGTTTTGAGGCCTATTTTAAAGGCAGAGACTGTTTGAGCACTTCGCACAGATGACGGTAAATTATTCCAGATCAGAGGTGCATTGTAGGTAAATGCCTTGTCGGCAGCGGATTTAAAAGTCCAACTGCGTATGATCGGCACATTCAAACGTGTGCGATCTGAGGCGGATCTAAGGCCCTCGCGAGGGTTCTTAAGTTCCAGACATGATGACAGGTATTATGGTCCAATGCCggcaaggcatttaaaaacatacagcATGGCTTTGAATGTTATTCTATCTTCTACAGACAACCAGACACGGGATGAGTTTCCCCCACTTTGATACTAGTGAACATTCCGACCACAATACAAAAACTTATATCGTTCTTTTATCCAATCCGAAACACGcatcattattcattattattcgCTATAGGTTTTTGTTGCCTGCAAGGGCAACCTTGATAGCTAGTGGCGCTTAAATTTTAGTAAAAAGTGCTTGTTACTCTTATAATGTAAAAGAATAAAATGAAATTCATTATATTCTTTTACATTATGAGAGTAACAACCACTTTGAATGATTTTGTAGCCCGTTTCTATTTTGTGTTTTCAGttatatcaaaaacaaatatgtattttaCATATGCTAATGCTAATTTTGTAAAAATCACAATCTctaaaataatttgtaattttggCAATACCCCATCCAAATTCTGTGCAGTATGTGGAAGAAATTACACTGTTACTTGAAATTTGCAAttaaagacctgagcgcaagaagaccataagtccacttggcccctcaacatgtatacactaaagttgcgtatagtttcgtatagtttggtagtgttttatacatgttcaggggccaaagcaaatctttcacaacctttcatgatattttcaccctggaacatgtattaaacattataaaacctaagaaactatacgcaactttagtgtatacatgttagggggccaagtggacttacggtcttcttgcgctcaggtcttcaatttgtAACAAAATGTCAACGATAAGTataatttgataataataaaacgccatcataataaatattattattatttcagctgGTCCAGAACCACAACACTTCAGAACCACCGTAGGAGATGACGTTTGGATTGGGGGATTTGTTGGAGAGATCCACATTCCCATTACCACTTACTACAACTCCTGGAAGATTGTCCTCGAGTTCCCCAAGAAAGTCTTCCGACTATATGTAAGATAATGATCCGCTCTTATTTCTTTTATGAccagtgtgttaagggggtactacacccatggccaattttgtgcctatttttgcacttttctcaaattatagcgcattggtgacaagtaagatatgtatattataggggcaaggactacaactactgcactgaacattcagcaactcaaggcaagtagttattgatttattgatcaaatattggttttacctcatttttgactgtaactccacaactgttgtctgtgttgaaataaaatttccagtgcagtagttgtagtccttgcccctataatatacatatcttacttgtcaccattgagctatatttttgagaaaaatgcaaaaataggcacaaaattgggcaggggtgtagtacctccttaaatatcaaatgcaacatattagagtttgcgaaatgcggcTCAAAAGCACACATCAACGTCTATAGGATTATATGggattatctattcaaaaccacaatGCGTTGAAAGCTTCTAGAAGTCAAAGTGAACGCGAAAATCTATAGTGAGCAGTAAATCACAGATATTGGGAGTAAATTATGCaagaaaatatgtcaatttaaacaaaattacaaGTTACATATTGTCTAGTTAAAGACCAATTTTCGGAAATCTACGAGTACGAAGACTAAAGGAAGGGGCCATGGTAAAAAATGCATATTAACGTACGTATGTAATATCACATACGTACGTAATAATATCACGTACGTACGTAATAAAGTATCACATACGTAGTAATAATAAACACAGCCGAATTAAAAGGTCgtcactagttccatccccatttaatcagtctgatgagtttatggcaaaataatttatataatttctatacactttccttcgaaggttgataccaaattttatatcataagtTTAATCATcttgagcataggaaccgttttTTGGAagttcgtgcaattttaaaaatgacaaattgctAATTGACCACGTAAAAGCCAATGCATgatatcagcttattatgtggtcCGAAGCAACtctacaggaatcattgtacacttgcctgcgcacaattaaaagagcggggtgtttgatttgcattttgacgtgCATGGGTAAACatttaatgacaatgaaattagacCTCTCAGATGCGTGTAGATGTTGAGAAGAGGTAGTTTATAATCGATTAACCTGCCGGcatattcaggcgacgtaattgtTGGCCCTCACGCTAGCTCCGCCGcgtgatacaactccctatgtcctttttaaaattgcacgaatttccaaacaacggctcctatgctcacgatgattaaactattgatatcaaatttggtatcaaccttcgaaggaaagtgtatagaaattatataaattattttgccataaactcatcagactcttgattaaatggggatggaagtagtagcgactttttaatttggctgtgtttatcaCATAACGTACGTGCCTACGTACGTTATATCACGTAGGTGCGTAATAATATAATGTATGTACGTAATAATATCACTAATATTGATAATAGTACGTACGTACGTACGTAACAATATCACGTACGTACGTAATAAATGTTTTCATGAAAAGTGAGACGGGAATGAACAGAATCTGCTAAAAGATCCAGGGAATAGTCTTTCttgtattttcataccttttatggAGGAGGGGTTAAAGGTAGGCATATCGGCTGCCTTTATATAAAATAGTAGGTGATCTGCAGCAATTCCTTGACcatggagagcgaaggttcgtttctcgGTGGATTCAATTGTCTTCTATAAAGGTTAATTTAAAAAtttagcgggggtgcccctcgcgaaagtgtgggcggaatccgtgagagcccgaaatccaaaatggcagcaATCGGTCTACAATACTGTTCAATTGTTTTCTGGGCGCCGAAATTGTTGGCTATTTctctttccccgtctcagatggaagatccattggccatgtgtctggtttaatttatattaatcaaatAACTGGTTAGTGGATCTTCACATCATTTCTGAGTCATATTagctattttgaaaaataattttatgaaTGGTTTGGccaatttatcattattattactattattatttatttccaTTACAGGGTGGTAACTTCAACATAGCCCCCGAACCATGTTTACATCGCGGATCATGCACCAGGAGTAAATACACTTGGATTATCTACAATACCTATGAAAATCGCGTACTTAGTCCTCTTAAACATCTCCACTTGAAGTTTGTCGCAGACGTATCCAAAAAGTTACGCAGTGGTCGTGGAGGAAAGGGTCGTGGTAGAGGTATTATCGCTGATGTCAAATTCTACGGATATAACAAAGTCTTCGGCTCTAATAAAACACCTGTTTACGAACCTACAATGTAGACCGTCGTATAAATGTGCCAGTTTCATGACAGAAGGATGTTCATACTTACTCTTTCTGAAGTATACATTTAGTTTCTTTGCCTATGCCCATACCCGTGCATATATCATAGTACCATTGACGGTGGCGGTGGATGCATTAACATTTAGGGGGGAGGGTGAGCATATTTTGTGCCTTGTTTAAATCAATATCAGATTATTTTAGGTCAAAATTAAGGAGCATTTTGGCATATTATGGACtaatgcaattttaccctattggCCCAAAACACGCAGTTTTTCGGACTAAGGAAAATACACAGCAATTATTGCTATACTTTTTAGGATTTTTAGGGCGGTACGTCCCCTCAATGGAAAAATGGGGGATGGACATGTTGGTGCGTGTAGATGAGTTCGCGGTACCCTgcaatagtgcatgatgggattgAAAGAAATGTTTTTTCCAAATTGGCATTTGTTGCAGTGGATAACGACTTGCGTGACGTAATGACTACGATTATTGACGTCCCATTTTGTCCTCCGATGGTGATGGTTGAAAATAACATAAGACTATTGTATTTTTTGTagactatatgtgacgtgtcatgtcaaaagcagacacttttgggcaggttatcaattttgatgttttcacatatcttaaatatagagatattttgctccacaatgccgttttccccaatgtaatCGGACTATAAGCGAAGATATcggttcgtaagttatggtattatgaaattgagatatcggcctttaaaaatattattgacaatgttgagagtaggaattaccttgaaaaatgtctcaaaaaatacaagatgccagttatattcgggtctgaaactatcaggccgcaatacttttaacattaataacatcacaaattcacaacaaacccaaattgtgaaaaaatcacccccggcagaattttggctatttctccatttacgatcctacccaaaagtgtctgcttttgacatgacacgtcacatatacttcGCTTCGAAGTTAAATAACTGGAGATTGTAAGAACATCCCAAATTAAAATATCTGCTCTATCAATAGACCTTTCtgttatcatttgaggtgtaaggacaTGAAGGATACcaaaagcattggttccactattCATGCTAATGTAGCATAACTATATTCAACTATtttttgtaaa belongs to Amphiura filiformis chromosome 18, Afil_fr2py, whole genome shotgun sequence and includes:
- the LOC140139935 gene encoding uncharacterized protein gives rise to the protein MEGHIVLAVATLTVLFFTGASGQSAGDLRLQDGPSDTIGRVEFYEGSEWRTVCGIIGTSGTGRSGFGLGEAEVICRQLGNSTAHATPVYDGPWSDGTGQIQNITSCPSAGMTVDDCNYDTDDSILSSSEKDSTKTSQCTHSEDVGVHCIEDSDPMPELRLVGGTSTYSGRVEINLFGSWGTVCNYFFGDDTAKVICRQMGLPHKHAYDVRDVFGEGSGSIIYSSLQCVGDEERIDFCRHIEYPIDNAWPHQCTHAKDVGVVCTNHDWVNEDYMRTYDGVMDASSINERYFRIQEGAIVKFICSTKHAPGLNTLNDDHFDMEWHLGNQDVTSDNTDGIDIDEYVQMYQSNGLGFNGRKAKRLTTMVYTARKEDNLKKVDCNIVNEDSADSVRIQDWSSNRPSIYLLVLPGPEPQHFRTTVGDDVWIGGFVGEIHIPITTYYNSWKIVLEFPKKVFRLYGGNFNIAPEPCLHRGSCTRSKYTWIIYNTYENRVLSPLKHLHLKFVADVSKKLRSGRGGKGRGRGIIADVKFYGYNKVFGSNKTPVYEPTM